Genomic segment of Cydia fagiglandana chromosome 16, ilCydFagi1.1, whole genome shotgun sequence:
ttgtagagaggttgcatttcatcataacaccaaataatttcatcaaattcaacattacatatctctttggagttattcaaaaagtttgtgacaaattgagttttaccacagccactaggacctgcgacaatggtggtgaaaggatgataaaagtgaatcattattaaatatcgtaatctatgtgtatgtgtgtgtgtgggtgagtgttgatatgttaacggatggactttaaatggtaatattcagaaagaagattactatttaaacaactcagatatagtagaaaaaaacaaaaggattacgtaaaaaaataaatttattatatatgatcacacttttaacattaatttttttgtttcttatttacaaaacttccttaaaagatataataaaataaaattcatacattttttttttacatgtttacaagtaatatcttaaaaatatacaatgtacaaacaataatttggaattcgaatgttctgtgtgattaaattacaacttaaaaaactttttaattattgcggtattttataatgaccccacgcaagagtgtcagaagagttttctaataagtatcgttttgtatcttcatgcgataatgatattttatttattttttgagtgaatattatatgttttatagacttaaatcttagcatttgagcgcgttgcaaatttttattaaataaacacgttttgtaattgtcaagagtaaatttttttgtaacacatttattgactcctttggcttttgataaaacaccgtatttttcagttttctcatcattctcgtcatatttttcaacatctaaggtatacattttagatctcagacctacgaattcttttaaaattctaccattattttcatctttgaaaaaccctaatcgctttttattaattaacggcaaatcatatttattgttaggaggatagtcagatgtatcaaaatataaattaaggtctgattttatatctgcgtaataattttccgtgaaaatttgatatactaagctatcagtatctgtataaagaagcttaagattgtctggatatttggttttcatgtagctgtagtgaaagtcatacatcaaagtttttgatatatctaatacgcaaaatcccaaataaatcggtttattataaaatattctagttttattcaactgaacggccactaaattctcagagaatatggataaactatggaactcgggtttcgctatcaaagattgaaccccctgcgtttttcctcgattttcccagttatttaataatttgacatttacacgttttgcaacattttccatggtcttaccgaacactgaattattcattagtttaaagaaatctttttcaaaatcggatgatgcctgtgatcgcatgtgggtgttcaaatctatgtaactttttaaccacatagactgctgaaatttaagaatgcgatggattttactcaatttcaaaccattttttaaacactgttttagatttctatagtgaatgacataattcgtttttttatttaaattaggaattaattttttttctttggaattacccaaacaaacgttttcaggacagaatggcaaatctgaatgagagtcatgcaactcgttagggtattcgagatcaacttctaaaattaaaccatgatcagcgtcatcagatatattaaagtcagtatctgtatttacccattcaaatttaccggtaggaagacattgagacatagcccacccgtaaaggttatttgcatcaaagtacataagaaatgacgatgggatattttgattataatctgacaaaaaaatattattagccttcgcatatctattactacattgtgatatgccacctcgaatatttttcgctataaaagctattttatcgatatcagttaggagttctagttttatttttgtagttcttaacattgcatcccaacttaatcccggagcagtataataatgagcggggtctaatccatacgtcttaagacaaaggtttctaaaattttcaaatatatcagttagtaataaaacatcagtttttaaatataaatcagaataatcacccatatttttgcattgaaaatgagaccaaacatcttttgcgtgatcataatcctcctctgagatgtgactatcagacaaggaactaaagaaatcatctttagagggaagagctgttaagtttaaagaatcgtatgatgacatgtgttcatagggatatacaccctttcgtaataagcgtttaaaatcctcctcgcatgaaaaattcaattttaattcatgaaattgttcaggcaacaagttttttgccaatttgtcaagactactggacataaatttaagtgaatcaacaaatctcaatttaactgtgcgattatttatttgcaagttcttagaaaatgaaatgtatttctctttgttctctggaatcagttcaatgtcgccttccatcaaaccaagcccatgcactataaaatgactatcatagttacacaaattatggaaaaatacaggtacaaaattaggtgccctgtatttttcagaacaaaatttatgtgccactccttcataaagaccagtatggtaattataggaaatgactgaatcctcgtttaaatttttatcacaaatataacatgtactactctgagaaatatgcacattatttgcattagataaaggcaatggagtttttacaaaagtatttctcctacaaatggcctttaagtcttgttccatatacttcataaattcctgggtgcaatttttgcctttatatgttctgtacactgacaatttatcattataagaacatttaatatagtatccaaaactatatacctcatgtttttgtatatttgttgttgaggatgtagtaggattaattttacctgtttgaatcgggtttagaaaggcctcgaaatcagcataaataacaaaaggtacccttaatttacgttcataattatcgaaagtaagtatattggaggaaacgttttcattgaaccagtttttctttttatcctgttctgaaggtaaatgtgtacaaacatggaaacaatcgtttctttgatgattcattaaattgtcacgagttgtaaagttcgacaaacaaccatcacaaatatgtgcggcatgctgtgtatttgataattgtttggatactaacctagataaatttttgatatagcaataatgccccttactgtctttggatatgtacaataagttcaagtgggtagcttttttgcactttgttaagtgtaatgggcctactacatcatgtattttacttttcgaattgtattcaagaccaaaaacgtttatacttatatcattcattttttcaaatttctgaatatctccaactttaagtgggaaagttaaatttccaaaatttaatttatttttatgcgctatatacgatttcgtagtatttgaacgatgacttgtaggtggatacaagcctgacaatacagcccatctaaaacattcatgatcactattttttacattaataactgcttttctgttctgaatatcacgtggtaattcgatataggaagaaccacgcaatggattaaatttgtttacattgacatctagatagttaaattttactaaactccatccactatcttttctctcaaagttaaataattttgttaatatatctttaacaactgactcgaaaatctcatctttgtcgctgctaacatcaactacattgttacataattggaaatcaaatgtattatttacttgtttgctctcttgagtaaaatccgcatttaaaataaagtttacttttaaagcatggtgatcagtgagggaacgatccaataatgcaaagattttatctttatttcctagtaaaatagattcgggagtaaatggttggtgaacattttcatttaatagtattctgtaagtggccaccctattcttaaaagcattttcaattaactgaacattaacccattcaatgtcagcccttaaaacattatttttgtgaagattactatttaaatgatttttaaaatatcttttagagacaaacttattacacacagaacattcaatttcatgattattatttgtactcacaatgacatcgggaactggttcgggtgatgttgatgtgacaggttcagcagctgctggacggtttttcttcaacaagaattcttcagtctccaaaactgcagctgtcctttttactccccgtcctatttgagaagatctataacaatacaaaataaacataaatatcttaatgtgagataaaataaaaataattactaaaatggttggttgtatatactaacgtaagtcttttcgacactgctgacaataggcctgcatcatcaaaactccatcaatcacatctgatgactcagtattccccttggaattttttatatgcccatcacatggtgtataatatggtataatatcagaatcatccagtaacgtgtgaggtaatttgtttgaaatgtaccacattcgaatatttctatgaaaatatgatacaataaattctttacttaattcctcaatcttatcacgaggtaaggtgagaccaatatgataataagtaaacaccattatggaaaaggatatcacaatacaagcacggcaccaaaacactgaatgatatgaactcgagataccccgcttatataaccagtcctctcccaccccacgtttatcctaacaattagttcaggtcacaacaagttacggacccatcctttgttaaacaggtaccggttaagagttataaacatgtatgaacaggaatatttttacttacgcctctcgatgaagttggctcacaagacgggcagcctcgcatagatcttcattttcttctatttcttcacagagtctgataagttcaagatcgtagacatcacagctcaaagagtccattatgaaatgagaaatcatacagtgctttctttcatttaaatagttgactacacgtataagatttctaagagtggggactgtgacctttacaagtgagaagtttaaattaaaacttgttgtaatgttatacaataaaaataatctgttacatggaaaatgtacttaaggagaggtaaaaaatgagaaatacgttaacacaatcattaagctactactatcattaataattataactatcactgtttcttattatctataaaatatttcacactactgtccttagaagctaattgctttgttatgttataaataatatttcgcgtattttgtagctccaaatcgtcttccaacgcaaaatatttcaatctgaagtccgcatgcttccagtgttccatgggtgggacgtttttaattgtttgcatatcatatatctcgattttaatcaaatgtgatgcatacgccccgtcgtcttgtccggatgataagtttgcaacaccgtctggtgaacttttgctcacattcgaagaccgttttacaattttgggttgctttttaggtcgttcaaagaaactatcgatattgtttcctgaacgtttctttgcgatggcttgtttaactttgaaaccaagcgtaccctcttcatcgcttgattcgtctttattattatccgggtagtaatagttcttgaaagtattttcagtgaactgaaacaatataaaacaataatttacacactgtctacaatcttgatagttaaaacacaaagaacacaagtgaaaacaaaacaaagtaagttacggtaataaaagacatacttacatccattgttgggtctttctataaacacttaaacacttcactgttgaattaacactatatttctatatactgcaatagatacaaggagctctgatacagtggactgccacgacggtaat
This window contains:
- the LOC134672139 gene encoding uncharacterized protein LOC134672139; protein product: MISHFIMDSLSCDVYDLELIRLCEEIEENEDLCEAARLVSQLHREASSQIGRGVKRTAAVLETEEFLLKKNRPAAAEPVTSTSPEPVPDVIVSTNNNHEIECSVCNKFVSKRYFKNHLNSNLHKNNVLRADIEWVNVQLIENAFKNRVATYRILLNENVHQPFTPESILLGNKDKIFALLDRSLTDHHALKVNFILNADFTQESKQVNNTFDFQLCNNVVDVSSDKDEIFESVVKDILTKLFNFERKDSGWSLVKFNYLDVNVNKFNPLRGSSYIELPRDIQNRKAVINVKNSDHECFRWAVLSGLYPPTSHRSNTTKSYIAHKNKLNFGNLTFPLKVGDIQKFEKMNDISINVFGLEYNSKSKIHDVVGPLHLTKCKKATHLNLLYISKDSKGHYCYIKNLSRLVSKQLSNTQHAAHICDGCLSNFTTRDNLMNHQRNDCFHVCTHLPSEQDKKKNWFNENVSSNILTFDNYERKLRVPFVIYADFEAFLNPIQTGKINPTTSSTTNIQKHEVYSFGYYIKCSYNDKLSVYRTYKGKNCTQEFMKYMEQDLKAICRRNTFVKTPLPLSNANNVHISQSSTCYICDKNLNEDSVISYNYHTGLYEGVAHKFCSEKYRAPNFVPVFFHNLCNYDSHFIVHGLGLMEGDIELIPENKEKYISFSKNLQINNRTVKLRFVDSLKFMSSSLDKLAKNLLPEQFHELKLNFSCEEDFKRLLRKGVYPYEHMSSYDSLNLTALPSKDDFFSSLSDSHISEEDYDHAKDVWSHFQCKNMGDYSDLYLKTDVLLLTDIFENFRNLCLKTYGLDPAHYYTAPGLSWDAMLRTTKIKLELLTDIDKIAFIAKNIRGGISQCSNRYAKANNIFLSDYNQNIPSSFLMYFDANNLYGWAMSQCLPTGKFEWVNTDTDFNISDDADHGLILEVDLEYPNELHDSHSDLPFCPENVCLGNSKEKKLIPNLNKKTNYVIHYRNLKQCLKNGLKLSKIHRILKFQQSMWLKSYIDLNTHMRSQASSDFEKDFFKLMNNSVFGKTMENVAKRVNVKLLNNWENRGKTQGVQSLIAKPEFHSLSIFSENLVAVQLNKTRIFYNKPIYLGFCVLDISKTLMYDFHYSYMKTKYPDNLKLLYTDTDSLVYQIFTENYYADIKSDLNLYFDTSDYPPNNKYDLPLINKKRLGFFKDENNGRILKEFVGLRSKMYTLDVEKYDENDEKTEKYGVLSKAKGVNKCVTKKFTLDNYKTCLFNKNLQRAQMLRFKSIKHIIFTQKINKISLSHEDTKRYLLENSSDTLAWGHYKIPQ